One Lysobacter enzymogenes DNA segment encodes these proteins:
- a CDS encoding PadR family transcriptional regulator yields MRRFFEFDPSRGFGRGDFFGFECFTRHLEAHAGGHPRGGGRGGRRGGFAGGPGGAGFPGGFPGGFDDGEGFSRGRKFSSDDLQLLLLALIEDKPSHGYELIKALETRSNGFYSPSPGMVYPALTYLEELGYVTVELEGNRKRYALAAPGVEHLGANRERVDVMLAKLSHIARKMDSVRRALAGEDPADPSEGGWLPELIQARRALKTALFRRDDVPADEQRRIAAILQRATREIEGGGD; encoded by the coding sequence ATGCGCCGTTTCTTCGAGTTCGATCCCAGCCGCGGCTTCGGCCGCGGCGACTTCTTCGGTTTCGAGTGCTTCACCCGTCACCTCGAAGCCCACGCCGGCGGTCATCCGCGCGGCGGCGGCCGCGGCGGGCGCCGCGGCGGTTTCGCCGGCGGGCCCGGTGGGGCGGGATTCCCGGGCGGTTTCCCCGGCGGCTTCGACGATGGCGAGGGTTTCTCGCGCGGCCGCAAATTCAGTTCCGACGATCTGCAGCTGCTGTTGCTGGCCTTGATCGAGGACAAGCCCAGTCACGGCTATGAGCTGATCAAGGCGTTGGAAACGCGTTCCAACGGCTTCTACAGCCCGAGTCCGGGCATGGTCTATCCGGCGCTGACGTACCTGGAGGAACTGGGCTACGTCACCGTCGAACTGGAAGGCAACCGCAAGCGCTATGCGCTGGCGGCGCCGGGCGTCGAGCATCTGGGCGCGAACCGCGAGCGGGTGGATGTGATGCTGGCCAAGCTCAGCCACATCGCGCGCAAGATGGATTCGGTGCGGCGCGCGCTGGCCGGCGAGGATCCGGCCGATCCGTCCGAGGGAGGCTGGTTGCCGGAGCTGATCCAGGCGCGGCGCGCGCTCAAGACCGCGCTGTTCCGCCGCGACGACGTGC